From a single Methanofollis sp. W23 genomic region:
- a CDS encoding PAS domain S-box protein, with protein sequence MQIDRSLSSSVEGETITASLSVLYIDDDPDLLEIGKIFLERSGEFTVTTCECPLEASKIISGKHVDAIISDYLMSGMDGIRFLQHLRQHGTMTPFIMFTGKGCEDVAIDALNSGADFYIRKEGSPEQQFAEIGNTIKRAVAGRRAEEAFKKNEELYQWLSVNAPPEIVENLNEVFYVLDKNATVTYVSPNIKSIGGYPASAVIGRSYVDLVHPADRTGRLLQFGSSLAGSNEATEYRFLKADGGAVWVKTAARPILREGRLIGIQGILTDITSLKTMEEALRESEEQYRDLAENAPIGILTCDIEGCITYINQRGLDLLGAPGEEEAPPANLLTFPPLVQNGFSGLLRKAMESGISIPPLDGEYCSSWGKKAHYRIHISPIANQETVTGARIILDNISEQKRSEIALNNANKKLQLLSEITRHDILNQIMVVQGFLQFVEKMSVDAVQAGYLGKVKCAAAAIRRQIEFTREYERLGVKEPAWLSLGGLIGKIVDAPIPIRCDRPGVSIYADPMVERVFSNLMDNTVRHAEGATAVHVWCSKTESGLLILWEDDGPGVPEDQKERIFERGCGTNSGFGLFLAREILEITGIGITEAGRPGKGARFEILVPEGGYRFI encoded by the coding sequence ATTCAAATCGATCGATCTCTGTCTTCTTCGGTAGAAGGTGAAACCATCACGGCATCCCTCTCCGTCCTCTACATCGACGACGATCCGGATCTCCTCGAGATAGGCAAGATCTTCCTTGAGCGGAGCGGGGAGTTTACCGTCACCACCTGCGAATGCCCGCTGGAGGCGAGCAAGATCATCTCCGGGAAACACGTTGACGCCATCATCTCCGACTACCTGATGTCCGGGATGGACGGAATCCGGTTCCTCCAGCACCTCAGGCAGCATGGCACCATGACACCTTTCATCATGTTCACCGGGAAAGGGTGCGAAGATGTTGCCATCGATGCATTGAACAGCGGCGCCGACTTCTACATCAGGAAAGAAGGGAGCCCAGAGCAACAGTTTGCCGAGATCGGTAATACTATCAAGCGTGCTGTCGCCGGAAGACGAGCAGAAGAGGCGTTCAAAAAGAACGAAGAGTTATATCAGTGGCTATCCGTGAATGCACCACCCGAGATCGTTGAGAACCTCAACGAGGTCTTCTACGTCCTGGATAAAAACGCCACCGTTACCTATGTCTCCCCGAATATCAAGTCTATCGGCGGTTATCCCGCTTCCGCGGTGATCGGGAGGTCTTATGTCGACCTCGTCCACCCCGCCGACAGGACAGGACGGCTTCTGCAGTTCGGTTCAAGCCTCGCCGGAAGTAACGAAGCGACCGAATATCGCTTTCTCAAAGCGGACGGTGGTGCGGTCTGGGTGAAGACGGCTGCCCGTCCGATACTCAGGGAAGGTCGTTTAATCGGCATTCAGGGCATTCTTACGGATATCACCAGCCTTAAAACGATGGAAGAAGCGTTGCGGGAGAGCGAGGAGCAGTACCGTGACCTTGCAGAGAATGCGCCGATCGGTATCCTCACCTGCGACATCGAAGGATGCATCACCTACATCAACCAGCGTGGTCTGGATCTCCTCGGGGCGCCCGGAGAGGAGGAGGCTCCCCCCGCCAACCTCCTGACATTTCCCCCTCTGGTCCAGAACGGATTCTCAGGGCTGCTTCGAAAAGCCATGGAGTCGGGGATCTCCATCCCTCCCCTCGATGGAGAATATTGCAGCAGTTGGGGAAAAAAAGCCCACTACAGGATACATATCTCGCCGATTGCCAATCAGGAAACCGTCACCGGTGCCCGGATCATCCTGGACAATATATCAGAGCAGAAAAGATCCGAGATCGCCCTCAATAACGCAAACAAGAAACTCCAGCTCCTCTCAGAGATCACCCGCCACGATATCCTGAACCAGATCATGGTGGTCCAGGGATTCCTGCAGTTTGTAGAGAAGATGAGTGTCGATGCTGTTCAGGCGGGGTACCTCGGGAAAGTGAAGTGTGCGGCGGCGGCCATCAGGCGCCAGATCGAGTTCACCCGCGAGTATGAACGACTGGGCGTGAAAGAACCTGCCTGGCTCTCCCTGGGCGGCCTGATCGGAAAGATCGTCGATGCGCCGATCCCCATCAGGTGCGACCGTCCCGGCGTCTCGATCTATGCCGATCCGATGGTCGAGCGGGTCTTTTCGAACCTGATGGACAACACCGTCCGCCATGCCGAAGGAGCAACCGCCGTGCATGTCTGGTGTTCGAAGACCGAATCTGGCCTCCTGATCCTCTGGGAAGACGATGGTCCGGGTGTCCCGGAGGACCAGAAAGAGCGGATCTTCGAGCGCGGCTGTGGGACGAACAGCGGTTTTGGCCTCTTCCTTGCACGAGAGATCCTCGAGATCACCGGGATCGGTATCACCGAGGCGGGTCGGCCCGGCAAAGGGGCGAGGTTCGAGATC
- a CDS encoding prenyltransferase: protein MKPYFHFDDKKTVTPPATGDGFDFRTFRHILRIEGLIPFTGCAILIGFAVALWEVGFSGADWRLFVLAVLAVLLVHIDAHIWNDIMDLEVDRREKSRETKRDRPLVYGWATVGDYRKMSAIITVLVVVLAAYLTMQRILIPLLFIMGFFFDYGYNHPRIALAYRPYTEWYIFPWLVVGVTVTIVYAAIGIFSLLAFILSLLHGLTVTCFAVSMMRRDVRSDRLGGKKTSSVVYPEIPHATVYGIVTLLVSVLMFYPLVSILGSTKFAYLLILTTAVIAAMNTVCGARIDQLCTRALYSVYPDFESKANTVMLQQVGASMVHAVAITVIVLTSGKIV from the coding sequence ATGAAGCCATATTTTCATTTTGATGACAAAAAAACTGTGACGCCTCCTGCTACAGGAGATGGCTTCGACTTTCGCACATTCCGGCACATCCTGCGGATCGAGGGGCTCATTCCTTTTACCGGGTGTGCAATTCTCATCGGGTTTGCAGTGGCACTCTGGGAAGTCGGTTTTTCGGGCGCTGACTGGCGCTTATTTGTTCTCGCGGTTCTCGCAGTTCTCCTCGTCCACATCGATGCCCACATCTGGAATGATATCATGGATCTCGAGGTCGACCGGCGTGAAAAGAGCAGGGAAACGAAACGTGACCGGCCCCTCGTCTATGGGTGGGCTACTGTCGGCGATTACAGGAAGATGTCCGCGATTATCACGGTCCTGGTGGTGGTCCTCGCCGCATACCTGACGATGCAGCGGATTTTGATCCCACTCCTGTTTATCATGGGATTTTTTTTCGATTATGGCTATAATCATCCCCGCATCGCGCTGGCGTACCGGCCCTATACCGAATGGTACATTTTTCCCTGGCTGGTGGTCGGCGTGACGGTGACGATCGTCTATGCCGCGATCGGCATATTCTCTCTCCTGGCCTTCATCCTGTCGCTCCTGCACGGCCTGACGGTGACCTGTTTCGCGGTATCGATGATGCGTCGCGACGTCCGCTCCGACCGGCTGGGGGGGAAAAAGACATCTTCCGTCGTGTATCCGGAGATCCCACACGCCACGGTGTACGGCATCGTTACCCTGCTCGTGTCTGTCCTGATGTTCTATCCTCTTGTTTCCATTCTCGGCAGTACGAAGTTCGCATATCTTCTTATCCTCACAACGGCCGTTATCGCTGCGATGAACACGGTTTGCGGGGCACGAATCGATCAACTGTGCACCCGCGCGTTGTACTCCGTCTATCCTGATTTCGAGTCGAAAGCCAACACGGTAATGCTGCAGCAGGTGGGAGCATCGATGGTCCATGCCGTGGCGATCACCGTGATCGTACTGACATCCGGGAAGATTGTATGA
- a CDS encoding fibrillarin-like rRNA/tRNA 2'-O-methyltransferase yields the protein MMKLDQHRLRTPNILYIKNKLATPNLIPGKQVYGEKLVKKNNKEYRLWNPSRSKLAAAILKGLKNLPLKSDSTMLYLGGASGTTISHLSDILTKGVIFTVEISPEPIRELVFLSEERKNIAPILADANRPDVYQNRIQKCDFLYQDVAQRNQVDILIKNAEFLNENGLMYIAVKARSIDSTMPVNQIFMDVKKQLSAKFKILEELKLEPYEKDHLFLVLKTK from the coding sequence ATGATGAAATTAGACCAACATCGCCTGAGGACCCCCAATATTCTTTACATTAAAAACAAACTAGCTACACCTAATCTTATTCCAGGCAAGCAAGTTTATGGTGAAAAACTTGTCAAGAAGAACAACAAAGAGTATCGACTTTGGAATCCTTCACGTAGCAAGCTAGCTGCGGCCATCCTGAAAGGATTGAAGAATTTACCTCTAAAATCAGATAGCACCATGTTATATCTTGGTGGAGCATCTGGTACAACTATTAGCCACTTAAGTGATATATTAACAAAGGGCGTAATATTCACTGTAGAAATATCACCAGAACCGATAAGGGAACTCGTATTCCTATCAGAAGAGCGAAAGAATATTGCTCCAATATTGGCTGATGCTAATAGGCCCGATGTATATCAGAATAGAATACAAAAATGTGATTTCTTATATCAAGACGTAGCTCAAAGAAATCAAGTAGATATTCTAATCAAGAATGCTGAGTTTCTGAATGAAAATGGCTTAATGTACATCGCTGTAAAAGCGAGAAGCATCGATTCTACTATGCCGGTAAATCAAATATTCATGGATGTTAAAAAACAACTAAGCGCTAAGTTTAAGATATTAGAAGAATTGAAATTAGAACCTTATGAAAAAGACCACTTATTCCTAGTGCTTAAAACTAA